A genomic stretch from bacterium includes:
- a CDS encoding carbon-nitrogen hydrolase family protein yields MTELRIALVQQTATSDLAANLQKGLAAARRAAADGAKVVCFAELAFTPFYPQSPSSGDPAELAQKIPGPMTEAFAALARELEIVVILNLFERAGDRTYDSSPVIDADGKLLGITRMVHITDYPCFHEQDYYHPGGLGAPVYDTAAGRLGVAICYDRHYPEYMRALALAGAEVVFVPQAGAVDEWPEGFFEAELRVAAFQNGYYTALCNRVGAEAELTFAGESFVCDPSGRVVGRAGQGSEEVLICDLDLEAVELSHARKLFLRDRRPELYSDWLGRS; encoded by the coding sequence ATGACCGAGCTTCGCATCGCCCTCGTGCAGCAGACCGCGACGTCCGACCTCGCCGCCAATCTGCAGAAGGGCCTCGCCGCCGCGCGCCGCGCGGCCGCCGACGGTGCCAAAGTCGTCTGCTTCGCCGAGCTGGCGTTCACGCCGTTCTACCCCCAGTCTCCGAGCTCCGGCGATCCGGCCGAGCTGGCCCAGAAGATCCCCGGGCCGATGACCGAGGCGTTTGCGGCCCTGGCGCGGGAGCTCGAGATCGTGGTCATTCTGAATCTCTTCGAGCGCGCCGGCGATCGAACCTACGACAGTTCACCGGTGATCGACGCCGACGGAAAGCTGCTCGGGATCACACGCATGGTGCACATCACCGACTATCCGTGTTTCCACGAGCAGGACTACTACCATCCCGGCGGGCTCGGAGCTCCCGTCTATGACACCGCCGCCGGCCGGCTCGGAGTGGCGATTTGCTACGACCGGCACTATCCGGAGTACATGCGTGCGTTGGCGCTGGCCGGGGCCGAAGTCGTGTTCGTTCCCCAGGCCGGCGCCGTCGACGAGTGGCCGGAGGGCTTCTTCGAGGCCGAGCTACGAGTGGCCGCCTTCCAGAATGGCTACTACACGGCGTTGTGCAATCGGGTCGGTGCCGAGGCCGAGCTGACCTTTGCCGGTGAGTCCTTTGTGTGCGATCCGTCCGGCCGGGTTGTCGGCCGTGCCGGTCAAGGCTCCGAGGAAGTTCTCATTTGCGATCTCGATCTCGAGGCCGTCGAGCTCTCGCACGCGCGCAAGCTCTTCCTGCGAGACCGGCGCCCGGAGCTCTATTCGGACTGGCTGGGTCGGAGCTGA
- a CDS encoding DUF2029 domain-containing protein: MPFDDTPSGLSTGGKVLLLLILLTVGGVRWHAAVLEDYVKPDETVYVNAAKLWSEGRSPYEEDTFFYTPLFAWISSGLTEQFGTLGYLKIQRTLNLAGVCVATWLAFLIAAWRWWPAALVSVAWLWFSPVVALPIQIGNANGLSMALTLAGLHLWLRAPIPAGTALGLGQALKPTAPLAPFCLLAHRRGAQPLLAFKAGTTSVVTVGILLLVGVRYLPGILGNASGSGNPYNFSFQHVLASLGLQLRPIWIVIVIGVGGLAWIASHRLSKLEFLVATLTLNFLAAPILWAHSLLPFLPVHLLAAERSLRSLRQAPAGLRGAFPHIVAGLAIASTVFSASIGGLSDRPAWIQGTALGVPLLSLLYLGVYVLNGLRGRKEIAQLRPSQSE; the protein is encoded by the coding sequence ATGCCGTTCGACGACACGCCCTCGGGACTCTCGACAGGGGGCAAAGTCCTTTTGCTTCTGATCCTGCTGACAGTCGGCGGAGTGCGCTGGCACGCAGCGGTTCTCGAGGACTACGTCAAGCCTGACGAGACCGTGTACGTCAATGCCGCCAAGCTCTGGTCCGAGGGTCGGTCGCCCTACGAAGAGGACACTTTCTTCTACACGCCTCTCTTTGCCTGGATATCTTCCGGCCTCACCGAGCAATTCGGAACCCTCGGCTACCTGAAGATCCAGCGGACGCTGAACCTGGCCGGCGTCTGCGTAGCCACGTGGCTGGCGTTTCTGATCGCCGCCTGGCGGTGGTGGCCCGCCGCCCTGGTGAGCGTCGCCTGGCTTTGGTTTTCCCCGGTCGTGGCTCTTCCGATTCAGATCGGCAACGCCAACGGCTTGTCGATGGCGCTTACCCTGGCGGGCCTTCACCTGTGGCTGCGAGCGCCGATACCAGCCGGGACCGCGCTTGGCCTGGGACAAGCGCTCAAGCCGACCGCGCCGCTCGCGCCGTTCTGCCTCCTGGCACACCGCCGGGGCGCCCAACCCCTGCTAGCCTTCAAGGCCGGAACGACGTCGGTTGTCACCGTAGGCATTCTGCTTCTCGTCGGGGTGCGCTACCTTCCGGGCATCCTCGGCAACGCCAGCGGCTCCGGCAATCCGTACAACTTCTCTTTCCAGCATGTCCTTGCAAGTTTGGGCTTGCAGCTGCGGCCGATCTGGATAGTCATCGTTATTGGAGTTGGCGGATTGGCCTGGATCGCGAGCCATCGACTGTCTAAGCTCGAATTCCTGGTGGCCACCCTGACGCTCAACTTCCTGGCCGCTCCGATCCTCTGGGCCCATTCCCTGCTGCCCTTCCTGCCGGTCCACCTTCTGGCCGCCGAGCGCAGCCTCCGGTCGTTGCGACAGGCACCTGCCGGTCTCCGTGGCGCCTTTCCGCACATCGTCGCCGGACTCGCCATAGCTTCGACCGTATTCAGCGCCTCGATCGGCGGGTTGAGCGACAGGCCTGCCTGGATCCAGGGCACGGCGTTGGGCGTGCCGCTCCTTTCGCTTCTCTACTTGGGAGTCTATGTGCTGAACGGACTGCGCGGCCGAAAGGAAATAGCTCAGCTCCGACCCAGCCAGTCCGAATAG